In a genomic window of Methanoregula sp. UBA64:
- a CDS encoding valine--tRNA ligase yields MASSDELPKNYDFAEVEERWRKTWRDEDHYFDHNSKKPQFVIDTPPPYPTGNFHIGNALNWCYIDFFARYKRMKGYNVMFPQGWDCHGLPTEVKVEELNHITKNDVSREEFRKMCRDLTIKNIEQMRLTLRRMAFSTDWSNEYITMMPKYYSKTQLSFLKMYKSGYIYQDEHPVNFCTRCETAIAFAEVSYEDRETQLNFFNFDGIEIATTRPELLAACVAVAVHPADDRYHTLKGKTLTVPLFGHAVPVVQDEAVDPKFGSGAVMICTFGDKQDVHWWKQHNLPLRKAIDRKGKMTEICGKYTGLSSTECRKAILADMKSAGILKKQEKLQQRVGTCWRCKTPIEILSNRQWFIRIKQQEIRDAAHQIKWYPEHMLRRMENWIDQMEWDWCISRQRIFATPIPVWSCTKCGEIVVPDEKDLPCDPTLTKPKHSCPKCGGNDFKGEEDVLDTWMDSSISVLNVTGWDGSGKPKIFPAQIRPQGHDIIRTWAFYSILRSVALTGSKPWDQILVNGMVLGEDGFKMSKSRGNVIVPEELVGRYGADALRQWAATGAALGSDIMFSWNDVIAASRFQTKMWNIFRFALMQLEKEGIDENAPVTALADRWLLARLSDTVATVSARMENYEFDEALKAIREFAWDVLADNYIELAKGRLYAGDASRKSACRVLFTAYDALCRMLAPFIPYFAEECYSYLHKGSVHKQPWVDFTFDDPAAKAEGDLLVKVVAEVRKYKHDKGLALNAPLGKVTVYAPHTTNDENDTARTINADVHWRTDKAHLDKVVSGIEFNRSVVGKTFRKDAAAFMDAVKALPAEELAHPPKTITVNGKDLEVPADAFAPQYSYVEEGAKVDMITVGDVIVTVAGKE; encoded by the coding sequence ATGGCTTCCTCTGACGAACTTCCCAAAAATTACGATTTTGCCGAGGTGGAGGAGCGCTGGCGTAAAACCTGGCGCGACGAGGACCACTATTTTGACCACAACTCGAAAAAGCCGCAGTTTGTGATCGATACGCCCCCGCCCTACCCAACGGGCAATTTCCATATCGGAAACGCGCTCAACTGGTGTTATATCGATTTCTTCGCCCGGTACAAACGGATGAAAGGCTATAACGTGATGTTCCCGCAGGGGTGGGACTGCCACGGCCTTCCGACCGAAGTAAAAGTCGAGGAACTCAACCACATCACAAAAAACGATGTGTCGCGCGAGGAGTTCCGGAAGATGTGCCGGGATCTCACGATCAAAAACATCGAGCAGATGCGCCTGACCCTGCGGCGCATGGCGTTCTCCACGGACTGGTCTAACGAGTACATCACGATGATGCCGAAGTACTACTCAAAGACCCAGCTCTCGTTTTTGAAAATGTACAAGTCCGGCTACATCTACCAGGACGAGCACCCGGTGAACTTCTGTACACGGTGCGAGACGGCGATTGCGTTTGCCGAGGTCTCGTACGAAGACCGCGAGACGCAGCTCAACTTCTTTAACTTCGACGGCATCGAGATCGCGACCACCCGTCCCGAGCTCCTTGCTGCCTGCGTTGCGGTGGCAGTCCACCCGGCCGATGACCGGTACCACACCTTAAAGGGCAAGACCCTCACGGTGCCGCTCTTTGGCCACGCGGTCCCGGTCGTGCAGGACGAGGCCGTGGACCCGAAGTTCGGGTCCGGCGCGGTCATGATCTGTACGTTTGGGGACAAGCAGGATGTCCACTGGTGGAAGCAGCACAATCTCCCGTTAAGAAAAGCCATCGACCGTAAGGGGAAGATGACGGAGATCTGCGGGAAATATACCGGCCTTTCATCGACCGAGTGCCGCAAGGCGATCCTCGCGGACATGAAATCCGCCGGCATCCTCAAAAAGCAGGAGAAACTCCAGCAGCGCGTGGGCACCTGCTGGCGCTGCAAGACGCCGATCGAGATCCTCTCGAACCGGCAGTGGTTCATCCGGATCAAGCAGCAGGAGATCCGGGACGCAGCGCACCAGATCAAATGGTACCCCGAGCACATGCTGCGCCGGATGGAGAACTGGATCGACCAGATGGAGTGGGACTGGTGCATCTCCCGGCAACGGATCTTTGCAACGCCGATCCCGGTCTGGTCCTGTACAAAATGCGGGGAGATCGTGGTGCCGGACGAGAAGGATCTTCCGTGCGACCCGACGCTCACCAAGCCCAAACACTCCTGTCCGAAATGCGGCGGGAATGACTTTAAGGGCGAAGAGGACGTGCTCGATACCTGGATGGACTCGTCCATCTCGGTCTTAAACGTTACCGGCTGGGACGGCTCGGGGAAGCCGAAGATCTTCCCGGCGCAGATCCGGCCGCAGGGCCACGATATCATCCGGACCTGGGCGTTCTACTCCATCCTGCGCTCGGTTGCGCTGACGGGCAGCAAGCCCTGGGACCAGATTCTCGTGAACGGCATGGTACTCGGCGAGGACGGCTTCAAGATGAGCAAGAGCCGGGGGAATGTGATCGTGCCCGAAGAACTTGTTGGCCGGTACGGCGCGGATGCACTCCGGCAGTGGGCGGCAACGGGAGCTGCGCTCGGCTCCGATATCATGTTCTCGTGGAACGATGTGATCGCGGCATCACGGTTCCAGACCAAGATGTGGAACATCTTCCGGTTCGCGCTCATGCAGCTCGAAAAGGAAGGTATCGATGAGAACGCGCCGGTGACAGCGCTTGCGGACCGCTGGCTCCTTGCCCGGCTCTCTGATACGGTGGCAACGGTCAGCGCCCGGATGGAGAACTACGAGTTCGACGAGGCGCTTAAGGCCATCCGGGAATTTGCCTGGGACGTGCTTGCCGACAACTACATCGAGCTCGCGAAAGGCCGGCTCTATGCCGGCGATGCGTCAAGGAAGAGCGCCTGCCGGGTGCTCTTTACCGCGTACGACGCGCTCTGCCGGATGCTCGCGCCATTCATCCCGTACTTTGCCGAGGAGTGCTACTCGTACCTCCACAAGGGCAGCGTGCACAAGCAGCCGTGGGTGGACTTCACGTTCGACGACCCGGCGGCAAAGGCCGAGGGCGACCTCTTAGTGAAAGTCGTTGCCGAGGTACGCAAGTACAAGCACGACAAGGGCCTTGCCTTAAACGCACCGCTCGGGAAGGTCACGGTCTATGCGCCGCACACAACAAACGATGAGAACGACACGGCCCGCACCATCAACGCGGACGTGCACTGGCGCACGGACAAGGCGCACCTGGACAAGGTTGTCTCGGGCATCGAGTTCAACCGCTCGGTGGTAGGGAAGACCTTCCGGAAGGATGCCGCAGCGTTCATGGACGCGGTCAAGGCACTCCCGGCCGAAGAGCTGGCCCACCCGCCAAAAACGATCACGGTGAACGGCAAAGATCTCGAAGTGCCGGCCGATGCGTTTGCCCCGCAGTATTCCTATGTGGAAGAGGGCGCAAAGGTCGACATGATCACGGTCGGCGATGTGATCGTGACGGTGGCGGGGAAGGAATAA
- a CDS encoding TIGR00297 family protein encodes MAKQRGLGYAAAITGGIILAGPYVLPPWFMALVIAFFALILWRFFDLKYFAYVTCILAALYGVGLLPFLVLATTLAMIALGELVFQSGTDDLNTYLYYIITTAWAGMLVMVYLHEHALLMVIFGIIAAVLLKVILLKFEDSLVLEGIGIAMTMYLIKELNYTVDIEIVIVAVVIAFVFGYFAFRAKTADLSGLFSIALVGVILLVFADATWLLVMLTFFILGSLCTRYKFEYKKRIGVEQGQSGARGYRNVFANGIVACAAAVLYGVFVQPVFIVMYVGSVATAAADTMASEIGVTGGIPYMITTLRKVPIGTNGGVSLKGELVCILGSFIVSLVALALNIITPWMLVVCTIAGFVGTNLDSLIGALLENKGFLGNAGTNFLATLGGGLVAVGLYWMLVTHGVVW; translated from the coding sequence ATGGCGAAGCAGCGGGGACTCGGCTACGCGGCTGCAATCACCGGAGGTATCATCCTTGCCGGCCCGTACGTGCTGCCCCCGTGGTTCATGGCGCTCGTGATCGCCTTTTTTGCGCTCATCCTCTGGCGCTTCTTTGATCTCAAGTATTTTGCCTACGTTACCTGTATCCTCGCGGCCCTGTACGGCGTCGGGCTCCTCCCGTTTTTGGTGCTTGCCACAACGCTTGCCATGATCGCCCTTGGCGAACTTGTCTTCCAGAGCGGGACCGACGACCTCAACACCTATCTCTATTACATCATCACGACCGCATGGGCGGGGATGCTTGTCATGGTCTACCTCCACGAGCACGCGCTCCTGATGGTGATCTTCGGTATCATCGCCGCGGTGCTCTTGAAAGTGATCCTCTTAAAGTTCGAGGACTCGCTGGTGCTCGAAGGGATCGGGATCGCGATGACAATGTATCTCATAAAAGAGCTCAACTACACGGTCGATATCGAGATCGTGATCGTTGCGGTGGTCATCGCGTTTGTCTTCGGGTACTTCGCGTTCCGGGCAAAGACTGCCGACCTATCGGGGCTCTTTTCCATTGCGCTCGTGGGCGTTATCCTCCTCGTCTTTGCCGATGCAACGTGGCTTCTGGTCATGCTCACGTTCTTTATCCTCGGTTCGCTCTGCACCCGGTACAAGTTCGAGTACAAGAAACGGATCGGGGTCGAACAGGGGCAGAGCGGGGCACGCGGGTACCGGAACGTCTTTGCAAACGGGATCGTTGCCTGCGCGGCAGCTGTGCTGTACGGCGTCTTTGTCCAGCCGGTCTTTATCGTGATGTACGTCGGGAGCGTTGCAACCGCGGCAGCCGATACGATGGCAAGCGAGATCGGGGTGACCGGCGGGATTCCCTACATGATCACCACGCTGCGCAAGGTTCCGATCGGGACCAACGGCGGCGTATCGCTCAAAGGGGAACTGGTCTGCATCCTCGGGAGTTTTATTGTCTCGCTTGTGGCGCTCGCCTTAAACATCATCACCCCGTGGATGCTCGTGGTCTGCACGATCGCCGGCTTTGTCGGCACGAACCTTGACAGCCTGATCGGGGCGCTGTTGGAGAACAAAGGGTTCCTCGGAAATGCGGGCACAAATTTCCTTGCAACGCTCGGCGGCGGGCTTGTGGCGGTAGGGCTGTACTGGATGCTTGTTACGCACGGGGTTGTGTGGTAA
- a CDS encoding acyltransferase: MNQYGKNQIGDGAQIFEPVIIGFPSREYLGKTDYTGTVIGKNAILRPGTVIYCAVTIGDNFSTGHNVIIREKTTIGNNTAIGTATIIEGTSSVGNNGRIQSMVFIPTNTEIGDNVFIGPNSVLTNDRYPPFGKPSLIGPVLEDNTTIGANVTILPGVRIHEGAAVAAGSVVTKDVPPGVLAIGAPARFRELPKEMRRI, encoded by the coding sequence ATGAACCAATACGGAAAGAACCAAATTGGTGATGGGGCCCAGATTTTTGAACCCGTCATCATCGGTTTCCCCTCACGGGAGTACCTTGGAAAGACTGATTACACTGGTACGGTGATCGGAAAGAATGCTATACTGCGGCCTGGCACGGTAATCTATTGCGCAGTCACAATCGGGGACAATTTCTCAACCGGCCATAACGTAATAATCCGGGAAAAGACCACGATCGGCAATAATACCGCAATCGGGACTGCCACAATTATTGAGGGTACAAGTTCGGTGGGAAATAACGGGCGAATCCAAAGTATGGTTTTCATTCCCACGAACACGGAGATTGGCGATAATGTCTTTATCGGGCCTAACTCTGTTTTGACTAACGACCGTTACCCGCCGTTTGGCAAACCGTCACTAATCGGGCCAGTGCTTGAAGACAATACAACGATTGGTGCCAATGTCACAATCCTGCCGGGGGTCCGTATCCATGAAGGGGCGGCGGTTGCTGCCGGTTCGGTTGTGACAAAGGATGTGCCGCCGGGAGTGCTTGCCATAGGTGCTCCTGCACGGTTCCGTGAACTTCCAAAGGAGATGAGACGCATATGA
- a CDS encoding DegT/DnrJ/EryC1/StrS family aminotransferase, with protein sequence MQIPIAQPRADAEEIEAVTRVLRSGMFAQGPVVAEFEKEFARYCGVKNAIAVNSGTAALHAALASAGIGPGDEVIVPTFSFIATASCVSMCGARPVFADVDPGYFTIDPDTVKKLFTRSTKAVIGVHLFGQPFDIDPIEELCSEHDAILIEDAAQAHGSVYKGKKAGGCGAAGCFSFYPTKNMTTGEGGMVTTDDDEYAGKIRRFINHGQSEKYLHTSIGYNYRMTDISGAIGLAQLGKLDGFNKRRIHNAGYYDRHLKKTGILLPAQRKDCTHVFHQYVVRVTKDCSLSREPLMAALKEKGIGTAVHYPIPIHCQPVYKPISGKTHCPVAEELAGQVMSLPVHPQVSDEQLQYVCETLNGMI encoded by the coding sequence ATGCAGATCCCCATAGCCCAGCCACGGGCAGATGCAGAAGAAATTGAAGCGGTCACCCGGGTTCTCCGGTCCGGTATGTTCGCCCAGGGACCGGTTGTTGCAGAGTTCGAAAAGGAATTTGCCCGGTATTGTGGTGTTAAGAATGCAATTGCCGTGAACAGCGGTACGGCAGCACTTCATGCCGCGCTGGCTTCTGCCGGTATCGGTCCCGGGGATGAAGTGATCGTTCCGACATTCTCCTTTATTGCGACTGCAAGCTGCGTTTCCATGTGCGGGGCGCGGCCGGTCTTTGCCGATGTGGATCCGGGGTATTTCACCATCGATCCCGATACGGTGAAAAAACTCTTTACCCGGTCCACAAAAGCCGTTATCGGGGTGCATCTCTTCGGCCAGCCCTTTGATATCGATCCCATAGAGGAGCTCTGTTCCGAACACGATGCCATTCTTATCGAGGATGCAGCTCAGGCTCATGGATCCGTATACAAGGGAAAGAAAGCAGGGGGATGCGGGGCTGCAGGATGTTTCTCGTTCTATCCCACAAAAAACATGACCACCGGGGAGGGCGGCATGGTGACCACAGACGATGATGAGTATGCAGGAAAGATCCGCAGGTTCATCAACCACGGCCAGAGCGAGAAATATCTCCACACCTCCATCGGGTATAACTACCGCATGACCGACATCAGCGGGGCAATCGGTCTTGCACAGCTGGGAAAACTGGATGGATTCAACAAACGCCGCATCCATAATGCCGGGTATTACGATCGTCACCTGAAAAAGACCGGGATTCTATTGCCGGCACAGAGAAAAGACTGCACTCACGTCTTCCACCAGTATGTTGTCCGGGTAACAAAGGACTGTTCATTGTCCCGGGAACCGCTCATGGCAGCTTTAAAAGAGAAGGGTATCGGGACTGCCGTGCATTATCCCATTCCCATCCATTGCCAGCCGGTGTATAAACCAATATCCGGAAAAACCCATTGCCCGGTTGCCGAAGAACTTGCCGGCCAGGTGATGAGTCTGCCCGTCCACCCGCAGGTGAGCGACGAACAATTGCAGTATGTCTGCGAGACGCTCAACGGGATGATCTGA
- a CDS encoding Gfo/Idh/MocA family protein has translation MDVGVIGVGAMGRNHARVYSELKNVDTLHLFDVNHAAAEELGKKFEAHVAGSMDELLDACDAVSLCVPTPYHYKTASEVIRHHVPVLIEKPICLTTEEATALVRSIPEDLVVGVGHIERFNAIIPELTRIVHHPCYVEISRHNPASSRVTGSTVVEDLMIHDIDLIFSLIPAKTWSVLSTGNADVAAALFTINDNPVYLSASRKASKKVRSIYIEEEDFTIEGDFMHQEIYIHRKPGKISFEDARYTQDSVMEKVLVNQVEPLKRELSTFLDCVKSGNKFPVSPEQGLFNLQVCETITRNFRKAA, from the coding sequence ATGGATGTCGGCGTTATCGGGGTAGGGGCGATGGGCAGGAACCATGCCCGCGTCTATTCAGAACTAAAGAATGTCGATACCCTCCATCTCTTTGATGTAAACCACGCTGCAGCAGAAGAGCTGGGAAAGAAATTCGAAGCGCACGTTGCAGGATCGATGGATGAACTATTGGACGCCTGTGACGCGGTGAGTCTCTGCGTCCCGACACCGTACCATTACAAGACTGCAAGCGAGGTAATCCGCCACCATGTGCCGGTCCTGATAGAAAAACCGATCTGCCTTACTACGGAAGAGGCGACCGCACTGGTAAGGAGCATTCCGGAGGATCTCGTGGTCGGGGTCGGCCATATCGAGCGGTTCAACGCGATCATCCCGGAACTTACCCGGATAGTCCATCATCCCTGTTATGTAGAGATCAGCCGCCACAACCCGGCATCTTCCCGGGTCACCGGCAGCACCGTTGTTGAGGACCTGATGATCCATGATATCGATCTTATATTCAGTCTCATCCCGGCAAAAACCTGGTCGGTACTGAGCACAGGTAATGCAGATGTTGCTGCTGCCCTCTTTACGATTAACGATAATCCGGTCTATCTTTCTGCGAGCAGGAAAGCCTCCAAAAAAGTCCGATCTATCTATATTGAGGAAGAAGATTTCACAATCGAGGGTGATTTCATGCACCAGGAGATCTATATCCACCGCAAACCCGGGAAGATTAGTTTCGAGGATGCACGATATACCCAGGACAGCGTTATGGAAAAAGTACTGGTAAACCAGGTTGAACCGTTAAAGCGGGAGCTCTCCACATTCCTTGATTGTGTCAAATCCGGAAACAAATTCCCCGTCAGCCCCGAACAGGGTCTTTTTAACCTGCAGGTCTGCGAGACCATTACCCGTAATTTCAGGAAGGCAGCATAA
- a CDS encoding nucleotide sugar dehydrogenase has translation MPRDLSSTLVQRGAIRTIGVVGMGYVGIPAAMLFADVAHFEKVWGFQRASETSRYKIEMLNRGESPLKGEEPGLEDLIKKVTAAGKFECTADFSKISQLDAVTLAIQTPFLNKSDLLPNFSALKEGLKNVGRYLQPGMLVVLESTVTPGTTSGFAREILETESGLVAGTDFALAHAPERVMVGRLLKNLREHDRIVGGIDTASTLRATELYSPILTKGRVIPMSATAAEVTKTTENTFRDLQIAAMNELALYCEAMGINVYDVRTGVDSLKGEGITRAMLWPGAGVGGHCLTKDTYHLERGVQVLGKDLLDYPAGEPSLYVLARHVNDFMPVHMLNLTRQGLERAGKQLNGTKIALLGWAFIANSDDARDPPSEPFHEKAVAAGANVAVHDPWVRSAPGVEIEHDMEKVLSHADAVVIFTGHTEYKSLHPDKVKKACGRDHPVIIDGRNVIDPDAFIRAGFVYKGIGRGDKNAHPIADN, from the coding sequence ATGCCCCGGGATTTATCTTCAACACTTGTTCAACGGGGAGCAATCAGGACGATTGGTGTTGTAGGGATGGGGTACGTCGGTATCCCCGCAGCAATGCTCTTTGCGGATGTTGCGCATTTTGAAAAGGTCTGGGGGTTCCAGAGGGCATCGGAGACTTCCAGGTACAAGATCGAGATGCTGAACCGGGGCGAGAGCCCCTTAAAAGGCGAGGAGCCGGGATTAGAGGACCTGATTAAAAAGGTGACTGCTGCAGGGAAGTTCGAATGTACCGCGGATTTTTCGAAGATTTCACAACTCGATGCAGTGACACTTGCCATCCAAACACCATTCTTAAACAAGAGCGATCTTCTTCCGAATTTTTCCGCACTCAAAGAAGGATTAAAAAATGTGGGCAGATATCTCCAGCCGGGGATGCTTGTTGTCCTCGAATCCACCGTGACCCCGGGAACAACCTCCGGGTTTGCCCGGGAGATCCTGGAAACGGAATCCGGTCTTGTTGCCGGCACTGATTTCGCCCTGGCCCATGCACCGGAACGCGTGATGGTCGGCCGTCTCCTCAAAAACCTCCGGGAGCACGACCGTATTGTCGGGGGGATTGACACGGCAAGTACCCTGCGGGCAACGGAACTCTATTCGCCCATCCTCACAAAAGGAAGGGTTATTCCGATGAGTGCCACCGCTGCCGAAGTGACAAAAACCACCGAGAACACATTCCGGGATCTCCAGATCGCTGCCATGAACGAGCTGGCGCTGTACTGCGAGGCGATGGGGATCAATGTGTACGATGTCCGGACCGGGGTTGACAGCCTCAAGGGGGAAGGGATTACCCGGGCCATGCTCTGGCCGGGTGCCGGTGTGGGCGGCCACTGCCTTACCAAAGATACTTACCATCTTGAACGGGGCGTGCAGGTCTTGGGAAAAGATCTGCTTGATTACCCGGCCGGCGAACCTTCGCTCTATGTACTTGCCCGGCATGTCAACGATTTCATGCCGGTCCACATGCTCAACCTGACCCGGCAGGGTCTCGAACGTGCCGGCAAGCAGCTTAACGGAACAAAGATCGCACTCCTGGGCTGGGCATTTATCGCAAATTCGGATGATGCCCGGGACCCCCCTTCCGAGCCGTTCCATGAAAAAGCGGTTGCTGCCGGAGCAAACGTTGCCGTGCACGATCCCTGGGTCCGGTCCGCCCCGGGAGTTGAGATCGAACACGATATGGAAAAGGTTCTTTCGCATGCCGATGCAGTTGTCATCTTCACCGGCCACACGGAGTACAAATCTCTCCACCCAGATAAGGTGAAAAAAGCGTGCGGCAGGGATCACCCGGTCATTATTGATGGCCGGAACGTGATCGATCCGGATGCCTTTATCCGGGCCGGATTTGTATACAAGGGGATCGGACGCGGGGACAAGAACGCGCACCCAATCGCAGATAACTAG
- a CDS encoding ABC transporter permease, with amino-acid sequence MTKKALVVAKFEFVKTVRRKGFILGTLGLPLLILVIMGLSLYTGAGIGSAMANQTTGYVDGTGFVEPSPGYVPYADLAAGKAALVAGQIHTLVVIPADYLHNGTLSVYTMDASLMGSAGSNTAVQEFLAKNVLRHENVSEEAAQAVLTPATPSVIVLDESGNPKGSQELAGFILPFAMTMVLALGILTSSGYLMQGIGEEKESRRGEFLLSYCSAEDLLAGKILGYAAVSLLQMGVWIAIALLIVAATPLATIFSGLQISGLVGIAVVYFVLGYFLFSVSIACTASLAPSVREAQQVSAIFSMFAVFPLIFLQFLLADPNSAAMQFLTYFPYTAPFIGMVRLTLVSVPPYQIAISMAILVLSIIVLTRLAARIFRMGMLTYGKRAGLADVLRFIKMK; translated from the coding sequence ATGACCAAAAAAGCGCTCGTGGTTGCAAAGTTCGAATTCGTAAAAACCGTCCGGCGCAAGGGGTTCATTCTCGGGACGCTCGGGCTGCCGCTCCTGATCCTCGTCATCATGGGGCTCTCGCTCTATACGGGCGCCGGCATAGGGTCGGCCATGGCAAACCAGACAACCGGCTATGTGGACGGGACTGGGTTTGTCGAGCCCTCGCCGGGCTATGTCCCGTACGCGGATCTCGCGGCCGGTAAGGCAGCGCTCGTTGCCGGGCAGATCCACACGCTCGTGGTCATCCCGGCCGATTACCTCCACAACGGGACGCTCTCGGTCTACACCATGGACGCGTCGCTGATGGGATCGGCCGGTTCGAATACTGCTGTGCAGGAATTCCTGGCAAAGAATGTCCTGCGGCACGAGAACGTATCCGAGGAAGCTGCGCAGGCCGTTCTCACCCCAGCCACCCCGTCCGTGATCGTGCTCGATGAGTCCGGCAATCCCAAAGGAAGCCAGGAACTCGCCGGCTTCATCCTGCCGTTTGCGATGACCATGGTTCTTGCGCTCGGGATTTTGACCTCGTCCGGCTACCTGATGCAGGGAATCGGGGAAGAGAAGGAGAGCCGGCGCGGGGAGTTCCTGCTCTCGTACTGCTCGGCCGAAGATCTGCTCGCAGGAAAGATCCTCGGGTATGCGGCGGTGAGCCTGCTCCAGATGGGGGTCTGGATAGCAATCGCACTCCTCATTGTCGCGGCAACGCCCCTTGCCACGATCTTTTCCGGGCTCCAGATCTCGGGCCTTGTCGGCATCGCGGTCGTGTACTTTGTGCTCGGGTATTTCCTCTTCTCGGTCTCGATTGCCTGCACCGCGTCGCTTGCCCCCTCGGTCCGCGAGGCCCAGCAGGTCTCTGCGATCTTCTCCATGTTCGCGGTCTTCCCGCTCATATTCCTCCAGTTCCTCCTCGCGGACCCGAACTCGGCAGCGATGCAGTTTTTGACCTACTTCCCCTACACCGCGCCGTTCATCGGCATGGTCCGGCTCACGCTCGTTTCCGTGCCGCCGTACCAGATCGCGATTTCCATGGCGATCCTCGTTCTTTCGATCATCGTCCTCACCCGGCTTGCTGCCCGGATCTTCCGGATGGGCATGCTGACCTACGGGAAGCGGGCGGGGCTCGCGGATGTGCTGCGGTTTATTAAGATGAAGTAA
- a CDS encoding ABC transporter ATP-binding protein produces the protein MTKLSPGPQNGAAILQIDHVTKVFDTKTVLDAVTFDVKRGEVFGLLGPNGAGKTTLIRTILDIFRPDTGTIALFGRTFSDDIKDAIGYLPEEGTLDKEIGVLECIRYFASLKHVEGIDKKADAWLARLTLADYKDKKIQDLSKGMHRRLQFILAVIHEPAVLILDEPFSGLDPLNMKVLKDILLDLRAKGTTIIMSTHQMDEVERMCDRILMLNAGKVVLYGKLDEIRQEFGLSIELRYEGTLPQLDNITSISDSGNAAEIVVAKDADTQALLKTLAAQVTVKKFEIKQRSMNEIFLEVAGK, from the coding sequence ATGACAAAACTTTCCCCGGGCCCACAAAACGGGGCCGCTATATTACAGATCGACCATGTGACCAAGGTCTTCGACACAAAAACCGTGCTCGACGCGGTGACGTTCGATGTCAAGCGTGGGGAGGTCTTTGGCCTCCTTGGCCCAAACGGCGCCGGGAAGACCACGCTCATCCGGACGATCCTCGATATCTTCCGGCCCGACACCGGCACGATCGCGCTCTTTGGCCGGACCTTTTCGGACGACATTAAGGACGCCATCGGGTACCTGCCCGAAGAGGGGACGCTCGATAAGGAGATCGGCGTGTTAGAGTGTATCCGGTATTTCGCGAGCCTCAAGCATGTCGAAGGGATCGACAAGAAGGCGGACGCATGGCTTGCCCGGCTGACGCTTGCCGATTACAAGGACAAAAAGATCCAGGATTTAAGCAAGGGCATGCACCGCCGGCTCCAGTTCATCCTCGCGGTCATCCACGAGCCGGCCGTGCTCATCCTCGACGAACCGTTCTCGGGACTCGACCCCCTGAACATGAAGGTCTTAAAAGATATCCTGCTCGACCTGCGTGCGAAAGGCACGACCATCATCATGAGCACGCACCAGATGGACGAAGTCGAGCGGATGTGCGACCGTATCCTCATGCTCAATGCCGGGAAAGTCGTTCTCTACGGGAAACTCGACGAGATCCGGCAGGAGTTCGGGCTCTCGATCGAACTGCGGTACGAGGGAACGCTCCCGCAGCTCGATAACATCACCAGCATCAGCGACTCCGGCAATGCCGCGGAGATCGTGGTGGCAAAAGACGCCGACACGCAGGCCCTCCTTAAGACCCTTGCCGCGCAGGTCACCGTCAAAAAGTTCGAGATCAAACAGCGTTCGATGAACGAGATCTTTTTAGAGGTGGCAGGGAAATGA
- a CDS encoding pyruvate kinase alpha/beta domain-containing protein, with amino-acid sequence MTFTAKTCYYFDTPGPANTKDAARFAVERAKELNIKKIVVASSSGETAKVFFDTMKGSGISLVVVTHVMGFSKPGVWEFDARTAEELKKKGVVIVTGTHALSGLERAISRSPKLGGSSRTEVIAEALRRVVAVGLKVAVECVLIAADQGAVRIDEEVIAVGGTATGADTVCVIRPAYTASFFDLQVREIVAMPRDR; translated from the coding sequence ATGACTTTTACTGCAAAAACCTGCTATTATTTCGATACGCCGGGCCCCGCGAATACCAAGGACGCGGCGCGCTTTGCCGTGGAGCGGGCAAAGGAGCTCAACATCAAAAAGATTGTTGTTGCGAGCAGTTCCGGGGAGACGGCAAAGGTCTTTTTCGATACCATGAAGGGAAGCGGCATCTCCCTTGTCGTGGTCACCCACGTGATGGGCTTTTCCAAACCCGGCGTCTGGGAGTTCGACGCCCGGACCGCAGAGGAACTTAAGAAAAAGGGTGTCGTGATCGTGACCGGCACCCACGCGCTCTCGGGGCTCGAACGCGCCATCTCCCGGTCGCCAAAACTGGGCGGTTCTTCGCGGACCGAGGTGATTGCAGAAGCGCTGCGCCGGGTGGTCGCAGTCGGCCTCAAGGTCGCAGTCGAGTGCGTGCTGATTGCCGCCGACCAGGGTGCGGTCCGGATCGATGAGGAAGTGATCGCGGTCGGCGGGACGGCAACCGGCGCGGACACGGTCTGCGTAATCCGCCCGGCCTATACCGCCAGTTTCTTCGATCTCCAGGTGCGCGAAATCGTCGCCATGCCCAGGGACCGGTAA